The following are from one region of the Luteimonas sp. MC1572 genome:
- a CDS encoding EAL domain-containing protein has translation MSKSQDAALRLMIVDDSVEAAEAIVSTLRNAGIAVRPLRPASADELATAISTQPIDVVVAEQASASVPFATVMQQVLASGKDLPVVALAETIDEAGYVDAMTAGVRAVALRERPQLLLAAIREVWADVEARRALRRLEGRLRETERRCDALIDSSREPIAYIHEGMHIRANQAYLEMFGYDDFEDVEGMSLLDMVAPQHIEGFRQLLKDLARGDAPPPRHELEARDINGNAFPAAMEFTQAQYEGEPCLQVIFRRQDTFDPELAQEIEELRQRDQVTGLFNRPTFLRALEDAVDAVSQGSVQHALLLVEPDHYQHLLADIGLDSADAILAAVGARLQAVVEAEGEDAIAARFGEHTLAVLLRNSDHTRTQATAARVLAAFSAELFEIGERSSVITASIGGVQVGEKIASVSQVLAKATEGVASASGTGGNRLELFDASAVDRAEEEHIQAWVTRLRDALDSEGFVLHYQPVISLQGDTGAVYEAFLRLKSDDGELIKPLTFLQIAEEHGLLWEIDRYVVGHTIAVIGERIRAGRPTTLLVKVSQASLHDDSLPRYIGEQLLAHGVPGEYLVLELPEAKVFTHLKAAQAFAAAIGRLDCRIALEHFGAGLDSFQLLAHLKPNMLKIDPGFTEDLAKSADNQQRVREIAGKARELGIQTMAEFVSDAATMSVLFGTGVDYVSGHFLAPSGPDMGYDFE, from the coding sequence ATGTCCAAGAGCCAGGATGCCGCCCTGCGGCTGATGATCGTCGACGACAGCGTCGAAGCGGCCGAAGCCATCGTCAGTACGCTGCGCAACGCCGGCATCGCGGTGCGCCCGCTGCGCCCGGCATCGGCGGACGAACTGGCAACCGCCATCTCGACGCAGCCGATCGACGTGGTGGTGGCCGAACAGGCGTCCGCGAGCGTGCCGTTCGCGACCGTGATGCAGCAGGTGCTGGCGAGTGGCAAGGACCTGCCGGTGGTGGCGCTGGCCGAGACCATAGACGAGGCCGGCTACGTCGACGCGATGACCGCCGGCGTGCGCGCGGTCGCCCTGCGCGAGCGGCCGCAGCTGCTGCTGGCCGCGATCCGCGAAGTCTGGGCCGACGTCGAGGCACGGCGCGCGCTGCGCCGGCTCGAAGGCCGCCTGCGCGAAACCGAGCGCCGCTGCGACGCGCTGATCGATTCCTCGCGCGAGCCGATCGCCTATATCCACGAAGGCATGCACATTCGCGCCAACCAGGCCTACCTGGAGATGTTCGGGTACGACGATTTCGAAGACGTCGAGGGCATGTCGCTGCTCGACATGGTCGCGCCCCAGCACATCGAGGGCTTCCGCCAGCTGCTCAAGGACCTCGCCCGCGGCGACGCCCCGCCGCCGCGCCACGAACTCGAGGCCCGCGACATCAACGGCAATGCGTTCCCCGCGGCCATGGAGTTCACCCAGGCGCAGTACGAGGGCGAGCCCTGCCTGCAGGTGATCTTCCGCCGCCAGGACACGTTCGACCCGGAGCTCGCGCAGGAGATCGAAGAACTGCGGCAGCGCGACCAGGTCACCGGGCTGTTCAACCGGCCGACCTTCCTGCGCGCGCTGGAGGATGCGGTCGACGCGGTCTCGCAGGGCAGCGTGCAGCACGCCCTGCTGCTGGTCGAACCCGACCACTACCAGCACCTGCTGGCCGATATCGGCCTGGATTCGGCCGATGCCATCCTCGCCGCGGTGGGCGCGCGCCTGCAGGCGGTGGTCGAGGCCGAAGGCGAGGATGCGATCGCCGCCCGCTTTGGCGAACACACGCTCGCCGTGCTGTTGCGCAACAGCGACCACACCCGCACCCAAGCCACTGCCGCACGCGTGCTCGCGGCCTTCTCCGCCGAGCTGTTCGAGATCGGCGAGCGCTCCAGCGTGATCACCGCCAGCATCGGCGGCGTGCAGGTCGGCGAGAAGATCGCCAGCGTCAGCCAGGTGCTGGCCAAGGCCACCGAAGGCGTGGCCTCGGCCAGCGGCACCGGCGGCAACCGCCTGGAGCTGTTCGACGCCAGCGCGGTCGACCGCGCCGAGGAAGAACACATCCAGGCCTGGGTCACCCGCCTGCGCGACGCCCTCGACAGCGAGGGCTTCGTGCTGCACTACCAGCCGGTGATCAGCCTGCAGGGCGATACCGGCGCGGTCTACGAGGCGTTCCTGCGCCTAAAAAGCGACGACGGCGAGCTGATCAAGCCGCTGACGTTCCTGCAGATCGCCGAAGAGCACGGCCTGCTGTGGGAGATCGACCGCTACGTGGTGGGCCACACCATCGCGGTGATCGGCGAGCGCATCCGCGCCGGCCGGCCCACCACGCTGCTGGTCAAGGTCAGCCAGGCATCGCTGCACGACGACAGCCTGCCGCGCTACATCGGCGAGCAGCTGCTGGCGCACGGCGTGCCCGGCGAGTACCTGGTGCTGGAGTTGCCCGAGGCCAAGGTGTTCACCCACCTCAAGGCGGCGCAGGCGTTCGCGGCCGCCATCGGCCGCCTGGACTGCCGGATCGCGCTGGAGCACTTCGGCGCGGGCCTGGATTCGTTCCAGCTGCTGGCGCACCTGAAGCCGAACATGCTGAAGATCGACCCGGGCTTCACCGAGGATCTGGCCAAGAGCGCCGACAACCAGCAGCGCGTCCGCGAGATCGCCGGCAAGGCGCGCGAGCTCGGCATCCAGACCATGGCCGAATTCGTCAGCGATGCGGCGACGATGTCGGTGCTGTTCGGCACCGGGGTCGACTACGTGTCCGGGCACTTCCTGGCGCCGTCCGGGCCGGACATGGGATACGACTTCGAGTAA
- the htpX gene encoding protease HtpX, translating into MLKRVALFLATNLAVLALLSVIMSVFGINPQSMGGLLVMAMLFGFGGSLISLLSSKWVAKRAAGLHVITQPRNETERWLVDTVARQAQAAGIGMPEVAVYEAPEINAFATGASRNNALVAVSTGLLRSMDHGEAEAVLAHEVSHVANGDMVTMALLQGVLNTFVIVLARVVGRAVDGYLSNGREGGGGMAYFAIVFVLDMVFGLFASVIAMWFSRHREFRADAGGAALAGRDKMVAALKRLSLNQGANTLPKQVAAFGISGGVAHGLRRLMMSHPPLEERIRVLEAGSIDGKAALQQGFLA; encoded by the coding sequence ATGCTCAAGCGCGTCGCTCTCTTCCTCGCCACCAACCTGGCGGTACTCGCGCTGCTCAGCGTCATCATGTCGGTGTTCGGCATCAATCCGCAGTCGATGGGCGGCTTGCTGGTGATGGCGATGCTGTTCGGCTTCGGCGGTTCGCTGATCTCGCTGCTGTCGTCGAAGTGGGTGGCCAAGCGCGCGGCAGGGCTGCACGTCATCACCCAGCCGCGCAACGAGACCGAGCGCTGGCTGGTCGACACCGTCGCCCGCCAGGCGCAGGCCGCCGGCATCGGCATGCCGGAAGTGGCGGTGTACGAAGCCCCCGAGATCAACGCCTTCGCGACCGGCGCGAGCCGCAACAACGCGCTGGTCGCGGTTTCCACGGGTCTGCTGCGCTCGATGGACCACGGCGAGGCCGAGGCCGTGCTGGCCCACGAGGTCAGCCACGTGGCCAACGGCGACATGGTGACCATGGCGCTGCTGCAGGGCGTGCTGAACACGTTCGTGATCGTGCTGGCGCGCGTGGTCGGGCGCGCGGTGGACGGTTATCTCAGCAACGGCCGCGAAGGCGGCGGTGGCATGGCCTACTTCGCCATCGTGTTCGTGCTCGACATGGTGTTCGGGCTGTTCGCCAGCGTGATTGCGATGTGGTTCTCGCGCCACCGCGAATTCCGCGCCGACGCCGGCGGTGCCGCGCTGGCCGGCCGCGACAAGATGGTCGCCGCGCTCAAGCGCCTGTCGCTCAACCAGGGCGCCAACACCCTGCCCAAGCAGGTCGCGGCGTTCGGCATCAGCGGTGGCGTGGCCCACGGCCTGCGCCGCCTGATGATGAGCCACCCGCCGCTGGAAGAGCGCATCCGCGTGCTCGAAGCCGGCAGCATCGATGGCAAGGCGGCCCTGCAGCAGGGTTTCCTCGCCTGA
- the gluQRS gene encoding tRNA glutamyl-Q(34) synthetase GluQRS, translating to MPAQPAHPPRPPYRGRFAPSPTGPLHFGSLLVAFGSWLLARRAGGEWLVRVEDIDPPREVAGAAGAQLRTLSAFGLHPDRPVEHQSRRGALYAEALARLLDGGLAFECHCSRTDLAASGGIHRRCVPGARRTDPAIRLRVGDGTRMAFDDGVHGRVTQDVAREAGDFVLRRADGPWAYQLAVVVDDAAQGITDIVRGADLLDSTPRQLLLQQALGLPRPRYLHLPLVLDGDGRKLSKSLHALAVDAGHPLPALRAAWRALGQAPHALPSHAALAPLLAAAVAAIDPARIPQAPVSIAALHNGAAMDDA from the coding sequence GTGCCCGCCCAGCCAGCCCATCCGCCACGACCGCCGTACCGCGGCCGCTTCGCACCCTCGCCCACCGGGCCACTGCATTTCGGGTCGCTGCTCGTGGCCTTCGGTAGCTGGCTGCTCGCGCGCCGCGCCGGTGGCGAGTGGCTGGTGCGAGTGGAAGACATCGACCCGCCGCGCGAGGTGGCCGGGGCGGCAGGCGCGCAACTGCGCACGCTGTCGGCGTTCGGCCTGCACCCCGACCGCCCGGTCGAACACCAGTCGCGCCGCGGGGCGCTTTACGCGGAGGCCCTGGCCAGGCTGCTGGACGGGGGCCTGGCGTTCGAATGCCATTGCAGCCGTACCGACCTCGCCGCCAGCGGCGGCATCCATCGCCGCTGCGTCCCGGGCGCGCGCCGCACCGATCCCGCGATCCGCCTGCGCGTGGGCGACGGCACCCGCATGGCGTTCGACGACGGCGTGCATGGCCGCGTTACCCAGGACGTGGCCCGCGAAGCCGGCGACTTCGTGCTGCGCCGCGCCGACGGACCCTGGGCCTACCAGCTTGCCGTGGTCGTCGACGATGCCGCGCAGGGCATCACCGACATCGTCCGCGGCGCCGACCTGCTCGACTCCACCCCGCGCCAGTTGCTGCTGCAGCAGGCGCTCGGCCTGCCGCGTCCGCGCTACCTGCACCTTCCGCTGGTGCTGGACGGCGACGGCCGCAAGCTGTCGAAATCGCTGCACGCGCTTGCTGTCGATGCCGGGCATCCGCTGCCGGCGCTGCGTGCCGCATGGCGTGCGCTGGGGCAGGCTCCGCACGCGCTGCCGTCGCATGCTGCACTCGCGCCGCTGCTGGCCGCTGCAGTGGCGGCCATCGATCCCGCCCGCATCCCGCAGGCGCCGGTGTCCATCGCCGCATTGCACAACGGCGCTGCAATGGATGACGCATAG
- a CDS encoding beta-ketoacyl-ACP reductase: protein MEGRVALVTGGTGGIGTAICKRLADAGYRVATNYRNEERAKAWQQEMRAQGCEVALARGDVSSAEDAAAMVRDVEAQLGPVDVLVNNAGITRDGTFHKMTADQWNEVIDTNLNSCFNVTRAVIEGMRERKWGRIIQISSINGQKGQYGQANYAAAKAGMHGFTISLAQENAKFGITVNTVSPGYIGTDMVMAVPEAVREKIVAQIPTGRLGHPDEIAYAVAFFLPDEAAWITGANLSANGGQYMGW, encoded by the coding sequence ATGGAAGGACGGGTGGCTTTGGTGACCGGCGGTACCGGCGGCATCGGCACGGCGATCTGCAAGCGGCTGGCAGACGCGGGCTACCGCGTGGCCACCAACTATCGCAACGAGGAGCGCGCGAAGGCCTGGCAGCAGGAGATGCGAGCCCAGGGTTGCGAGGTCGCGCTTGCGCGCGGCGACGTGTCCAGCGCCGAAGACGCGGCCGCCATGGTGCGCGACGTGGAAGCCCAGCTCGGCCCGGTCGACGTGCTGGTCAACAACGCCGGCATCACCCGCGACGGCACCTTCCACAAGATGACCGCGGACCAGTGGAACGAGGTCATCGACACCAACCTCAACTCCTGCTTCAACGTCACCCGCGCGGTCATAGAGGGCATGCGCGAGCGCAAGTGGGGCCGGATCATCCAGATCAGTTCGATCAACGGCCAGAAGGGCCAGTACGGACAGGCCAACTACGCCGCCGCCAAGGCCGGCATGCACGGCTTCACGATTTCGCTGGCGCAGGAAAACGCGAAGTTCGGCATCACCGTCAACACCGTGTCCCCCGGCTACATCGGCACCGACATGGTGATGGCCGTGCCCGAGGCGGTGCGCGAGAAGATCGTTGCCCAGATTCCCACCGGGCGCCTCGGCCATCCGGATGAAATCGCCTACGCGGTGGCGTTCTTCCTCCCCGACGAAGCTGCGTGGATCACCGGCGCCAACCTGTCGGCCAACGGCGGCCAATACATGGGCTGGTGA
- the phaR gene encoding polyhydroxyalkanoate synthesis repressor PhaR, translating to MAMRVIKKYPNRRLYDTEISSYITIEDVRQLIVDGEDFEVRDAKSGDDLTRQVLLQIITEHEQDGQPMLSTELLSQIIRFYGDSLQGFMGTYLERSMHTFLEQQQQFRQQMGGMLGQTPWAMMNQLTERNMAMWQELQKNLVGGVARPASEPADKTGKASGSQKPRGK from the coding sequence ATGGCCATGCGCGTCATCAAGAAGTATCCCAACCGCCGTCTGTACGACACCGAGATCTCGAGCTACATCACCATCGAGGACGTCCGGCAACTGATCGTCGACGGCGAGGACTTCGAGGTCCGCGACGCCAAGAGCGGCGACGACCTGACCCGCCAGGTGCTGCTGCAGATCATCACCGAGCACGAGCAGGACGGGCAGCCGATGCTGTCCACCGAACTCCTCAGCCAGATCATCCGCTTCTACGGCGACTCGCTGCAGGGCTTCATGGGCACCTACCTGGAACGCTCGATGCATACGTTCCTGGAGCAGCAGCAGCAGTTCCGCCAGCAGATGGGCGGCATGCTCGGGCAGACGCCGTGGGCCATGATGAACCAGCTCACCGAGCGCAACATGGCCATGTGGCAGGAACTGCAGAAGAACCTGGTCGGCGGCGTAGCGCGCCCGGCCTCCGAGCCGGCCGACAAGACCGGCAAGGCGAGCGGCAGCCAGAAGCCGCGCGGCAAGTGA
- the phbB gene encoding acetoacetyl-CoA reductase: MTAATGKRVAVVTGGIGGLGTAICRTLAASGQRVIAADLGRDAARVAAFEAAVDGLDVAFLPLDVADFDACGSFVADVEEREGRLDVLVNAAGITRDGTLRKMDREQWDSVLSVNLDGVFNLCRHAVDGMAARGHGRIVNISSVNGQTGQFGQTNYAAAKAGMHGFTMALAREVARKGVTVNSVSPGYCETALVLAIPEEIRAGIVAQVPVGRLGRPDEIARTVAFLAAEDAGYITGANIPVNGGMFMSF; this comes from the coding sequence GTGACGGCCGCCACGGGGAAACGCGTTGCCGTCGTCACCGGCGGCATCGGCGGGCTGGGCACGGCCATCTGCCGGACGCTCGCCGCGTCGGGACAACGCGTGATCGCCGCCGACCTCGGCCGCGATGCCGCGCGCGTCGCCGCCTTCGAAGCCGCGGTCGACGGGCTGGACGTGGCCTTCCTGCCGCTGGATGTGGCCGACTTCGACGCCTGTGGCAGCTTCGTGGCCGATGTCGAGGAACGCGAGGGCCGCCTCGACGTGCTGGTCAACGCCGCCGGCATCACCCGCGACGGTACGCTGCGCAAGATGGACCGCGAGCAGTGGGATTCGGTGCTGTCGGTGAACCTCGACGGCGTGTTCAACCTCTGCCGGCACGCGGTCGACGGCATGGCGGCGCGCGGCCACGGCCGCATCGTCAACATCAGTTCGGTCAACGGCCAGACCGGGCAGTTCGGCCAGACCAACTACGCCGCGGCGAAGGCCGGCATGCACGGCTTCACCATGGCGCTGGCGCGCGAGGTCGCGCGCAAGGGCGTGACCGTCAACTCGGTGTCGCCCGGCTATTGCGAGACGGCGCTGGTGCTGGCCATCCCCGAAGAAATCCGCGCTGGCATCGTCGCCCAGGTGCCGGTCGGGCGCCTCGGCCGCCCCGACGAAATCGCCCGCACCGTAGCCTTCCTCGCCGCCGAGGACGCCGGTTACATCACCGGCGCCAACATTCCCGTCAACGGCGGGATGTTCATGAGCTTCTGA
- a CDS encoding M48 family metallopeptidase codes for MRQDPFGRQQQRQSSPRRGFNPRILILIAFIGYGAYYYFSNQTVDPVTGEKVLIDKSLSIEDEKALGLQAYEEILSTEQPVDPNLPIAREIREIAQRLIAKVPEVEAALAAENGQQAPGFSAGFEWDVNVIQSEQANAFCLPGGKMAVYTGLVPVAQNDDAMAVVMGHEIAHALLRHGAQRMAQQKLTQVGQMAGAMSGMDPQQQQMVMAAMGYGYLLPYARKHETEADVVGLMLAAAACYDPQEAVPLWERMSAASGGQAPPEFSSTHPNPGTRIENLQSLMPKAMEYQKRFCPQGATAAR; via the coding sequence ATGCGTCAGGACCCGTTCGGGCGGCAACAGCAGCGCCAGTCGTCGCCGCGTCGCGGCTTCAACCCCAGGATCCTGATCCTGATCGCCTTCATCGGCTACGGCGCCTACTACTACTTCTCCAACCAGACCGTCGACCCGGTGACCGGCGAGAAAGTGCTGATCGACAAGTCGCTGTCGATCGAGGACGAGAAGGCGCTGGGCCTGCAGGCCTACGAGGAGATCCTGTCGACCGAACAGCCTGTGGACCCCAACCTGCCGATCGCGCGCGAGATCCGCGAGATCGCGCAGCGCCTGATTGCCAAGGTGCCGGAAGTGGAGGCGGCGCTGGCGGCGGAAAACGGGCAGCAGGCGCCGGGCTTCTCGGCCGGCTTCGAGTGGGACGTCAATGTCATCCAGTCCGAGCAGGCGAATGCGTTCTGCCTGCCCGGGGGCAAGATGGCGGTGTACACCGGCCTGGTGCCGGTGGCGCAGAACGACGATGCGATGGCAGTGGTGATGGGCCACGAGATCGCCCATGCCCTGTTGCGCCACGGTGCCCAGCGCATGGCGCAGCAGAAGCTGACCCAGGTCGGGCAGATGGCGGGCGCCATGAGCGGCATGGACCCGCAGCAGCAACAGATGGTGATGGCGGCGATGGGCTACGGCTACCTGCTGCCGTATGCGCGCAAGCATGAGACCGAAGCCGACGTGGTCGGCCTGATGCTCGCCGCCGCCGCATGCTACGACCCGCAGGAAGCGGTACCGCTCTGGGAGCGCATGAGCGCCGCCAGCGGTGGCCAGGCGCCGCCCGAGTTCTCGTCCACGCATCCCAATCCGGGCACGCGCATCGAGAACCTGCAGTCGCTGATGCCCAAGGCGATGGAATACCAGAAGCGCTTCTGCCCGCAGGGGGCGACCGCGGCGCGCTGA
- a CDS encoding formylglycine-generating enzyme family protein: protein MALSAACSRDAGDADPQGDAAASAGAADGNVTISGDDSIAERLTWRAPRVVLPEGDDDLAATRARAQVALESGDLDLGVNSAIPLYLAILGRDGDDRGARAGLERALQDLLAQGDQALAGAGDDITALRRAQQVAAVARSLRPADEAVREYLAKVDRAEQLWELNRSAEGELRAGRLGEDGGGALARVHEVLALSEGQPRAMQTLAAIESALIRRAEDAAAKGDFDDADAWIAHAAKVREDSATIPDARERVAIMRRARVLALRDEAMAALHGADGIERARARLAQILNLAAPGDPAVVELRERIDLAVHYGNFRPGQRFTDGAGGGRGPQMVVVPHGGFTMGAADDDRDAEDSEKPSRNLRFDRGFALSQHEVTVAEFRRFVDATGHRSRAERRGFSMAYDERSGNFVRRSKADWRTDFSGKVAEGALPVVHVSARDAQAYADWLASVTGQRYRLPSEAEFEYALRAGGSGQYPWGDGAPPAGAGNLTGDKDRSPGGRSWSNAFDDYDDGHWGPAPVGSFSANAFGLHDLAGNVSEWVADCWHDSYRRAPADGAAWVNPGCRTQVVRGGAWASSPVQTRSAWRAPAPVDNTNARVGFRVARDI from the coding sequence ATGGCGCTTTCGGCCGCTTGCAGCCGCGACGCCGGTGATGCCGACCCGCAGGGCGACGCCGCAGCAAGTGCCGGGGCGGCCGATGGCAACGTCACCATCAGCGGCGATGACAGCATCGCCGAGCGCCTGACGTGGCGCGCGCCGCGCGTGGTCCTGCCGGAGGGCGACGATGACCTCGCCGCGACACGCGCGCGCGCGCAGGTCGCGTTGGAATCCGGCGACCTTGATCTCGGCGTGAACTCCGCCATCCCGCTGTACCTCGCCATCCTGGGCCGGGATGGCGACGACCGCGGGGCCCGCGCCGGCCTGGAGCGCGCGCTGCAGGACCTGCTTGCGCAGGGCGACCAGGCACTCGCCGGCGCCGGCGACGACATCACCGCCCTGCGTCGCGCGCAGCAGGTCGCGGCGGTCGCGCGCAGCCTGCGTCCGGCTGACGAGGCGGTGCGCGAGTACCTGGCCAAGGTCGACCGTGCCGAACAGCTGTGGGAACTCAACCGCAGCGCCGAGGGCGAACTGCGCGCCGGTCGCTTGGGCGAAGACGGCGGTGGCGCGCTGGCCCGCGTGCACGAGGTGCTGGCGCTGTCCGAAGGCCAGCCGCGGGCCATGCAGACGCTGGCCGCCATCGAGAGCGCCCTGATCAGGCGCGCCGAAGACGCGGCGGCGAAGGGCGATTTCGACGACGCCGATGCCTGGATTGCGCATGCGGCCAAGGTGCGCGAGGACAGCGCGACGATCCCGGACGCGCGCGAGCGCGTGGCCATCATGCGCCGCGCGCGCGTGCTGGCCCTGCGCGACGAGGCGATGGCAGCGCTGCATGGCGCGGACGGCATCGAACGCGCGCGCGCGCGCCTTGCGCAGATACTCAACCTGGCCGCGCCCGGCGATCCGGCGGTGGTCGAGCTGCGCGAGCGGATCGACCTGGCGGTGCACTACGGAAATTTCCGCCCCGGTCAGCGCTTCACCGACGGCGCCGGTGGTGGCCGTGGGCCGCAGATGGTGGTGGTGCCGCATGGCGGATTCACCATGGGCGCCGCAGACGATGACCGCGACGCGGAGGACAGCGAGAAACCCAGCCGCAACCTGCGCTTCGACCGCGGCTTCGCGCTGTCGCAGCACGAAGTGACCGTGGCCGAGTTCCGCAGGTTCGTCGACGCGACCGGTCATCGCAGCCGCGCCGAGCGGCGCGGGTTCTCGATGGCCTACGACGAGCGCAGCGGCAACTTCGTGCGCCGCAGCAAGGCCGACTGGCGCACCGACTTCTCCGGCAAGGTCGCCGAAGGTGCACTGCCGGTGGTGCACGTCAGCGCGCGCGACGCACAGGCCTATGCGGACTGGCTGGCCTCGGTGACCGGCCAGCGCTACCGCCTGCCGAGCGAGGCCGAGTTCGAGTACGCGCTGCGCGCCGGCGGCAGTGGCCAGTACCCATGGGGCGACGGCGCGCCGCCGGCCGGGGCGGGCAACCTGACCGGCGACAAGGACCGGTCGCCCGGCGGCCGCAGCTGGAGCAACGCCTTCGACGACTACGACGACGGGCACTGGGGTCCGGCTCCGGTGGGAAGCTTCTCCGCGAATGCATTCGGTCTTCACGACCTGGCGGGCAATGTCAGCGAATGGGTCGCCGACTGCTGGCATGACAGCTATCGACGGGCCCCCGCTGACGGCGCAGCCTGGGTGAATCCCGGCTGCCGCACGCAGGTGGTGCGCGGCGGTGCCTGGGCGAGTTCCCCGGTGCAGACGCGCAGCGCCTGGCGAGCACCGGCACCGGTCGACAACACCAACGCACGCGTGGGCTTCCGGGTCGCGCGCGACATCTGA
- the rnd gene encoding ribonuclease D: MDQDFRWIAEPAALLARFETRPARIGLDTEFIRERTWWPQLALVQIAVHDEILLVDTLAPGTCDALRPILLDPAITKVMHSASEDLIAFRRACDAVPEGLFDTQVAAAIAGVAAGAGYQKLVAEILGVTLSKGETRSDWLRRPLSEAQLAYAADDVRHLFALHDHLRDRLDALGRLDWLREDCARMRDTARSDGLERWPHLPIRAAQSLDGDGQRRLLRLLRWRDAWAREHDRPRTWVLDNELAAGIARANPVDSGALKQLLDAHPKAPRKLGAELWAALGTPLADEADAPPIRTEERDKAAVRRLQDAVAARSAELGLPDGVLASRRRLESLLDDGDWSVLGGWRRQLLSPTLAPLLASATQGLPSGGTNV, translated from the coding sequence ATGGACCAAGACTTCCGCTGGATTGCCGAGCCGGCCGCCCTGCTCGCCCGCTTCGAAACACGCCCCGCGCGCATCGGCCTGGATACCGAGTTCATCCGCGAACGCACCTGGTGGCCGCAGCTGGCCCTGGTGCAGATCGCCGTGCACGACGAGATCCTGCTGGTCGACACCCTGGCGCCGGGCACCTGCGACGCTCTGCGGCCGATCCTGCTCGACCCCGCGATCACCAAGGTGATGCACAGCGCCAGCGAGGACCTGATCGCGTTCCGCCGTGCCTGCGATGCCGTACCCGAAGGCCTGTTCGACACCCAGGTCGCGGCCGCGATCGCGGGCGTTGCGGCCGGCGCCGGCTACCAGAAGCTGGTGGCGGAGATCCTCGGCGTGACGCTGTCGAAGGGCGAGACCCGTTCCGACTGGCTGCGGCGGCCGCTGTCCGAAGCGCAGCTGGCCTACGCCGCCGACGACGTGCGCCATCTGTTCGCCCTGCACGACCACCTGCGCGACCGCCTTGACGCGCTCGGCCGCCTGGACTGGCTGCGCGAAGACTGCGCACGCATGCGCGACACCGCGCGCAGCGACGGCCTGGAGCGCTGGCCACACCTGCCGATCCGCGCCGCGCAGTCGCTGGATGGCGACGGCCAGCGCCGCCTGCTGCGGCTGCTGCGCTGGCGCGACGCGTGGGCGCGCGAACACGACCGGCCGCGCACCTGGGTGCTCGACAACGAGTTGGCCGCCGGCATCGCGCGCGCCAACCCCGTGGATTCCGGCGCGCTGAAGCAGCTGCTCGATGCCCACCCCAAGGCGCCGCGCAAGCTGGGCGCCGAGCTCTGGGCCGCCCTGGGCACGCCGCTGGCCGACGAGGCCGACGCGCCCCCGATCCGCACCGAGGAGCGCGACAAGGCTGCGGTCCGCCGCCTCCAGGACGCCGTCGCCGCGCGCAGCGCCGAACTTGGCCTTCCCGATGGCGTGCTCGCCTCGCGGCGTCGGCTGGAGTCGCTGCTCGACGACGGCGACTGGTCGGTGCTGGGCGGCTGGCGCCGCCAACTGCTGTCCCCCACGCTGGCGCCGCTGCTGGCCAGCGCCACGCAGGGTTTGCCGAGCGGCGGAACCAACGTATAG